The Ahaetulla prasina isolate Xishuangbanna chromosome 4, ASM2864084v1, whole genome shotgun sequence genome has a window encoding:
- the LOC131196548 gene encoding cytolytic toxin-beta-like isoform X1 → MFCLLLQGTRSVRNTQEPSMAMAEEVIEMLALGRPFQLSMLYDCRKDVVIPGVTLWDYSSLQKDLTIKPQPKTESELLASDTIDDKLNALDISGSLKASFHGGMIEVGGSAKYLQDTKKSKQQARVSVKYKTPPSTNS, encoded by the exons ATGTTTTGCTTACTGTTGCAA GGCACCAGAAGCGTCCGCAACACGCAGGAGCCGAGCATGGCCATGGCTGAGGAGGTGATTGAGATGCTAGCCCTGGGACGCCCCTTCCAGCTGAGCATGCTGTACGACTGTCGCAAGGATGTGGTCATCCCAG GAGTCACCCTTTGGGACTACAGCTCTCTTCAGAAGGACCTGACCATCAAGCCTCAGCCCAAAACCGAATCTGAACTCCTTGCATCCGACACCATCGATGACAAGCTCAATGCCCTGGACATCTCAGGATCCCTCAAGGCCAGTTTCCATGGAGGGATGATTGAAGTGGGAGGGTCAGCCAAGTATCTTCAGGACACCAAGAAGTCCAAGCAACAGGCCAGAGTCAGCGTTAAGTACAAAACACCACCAAGTACGAACAGCTGA
- the LOC131196548 gene encoding cytolytic toxin-beta-like isoform X2: protein MAMAEEVIEMLALGRPFQLSMLYDCRKDVVIPGVTLWDYSSLQKDLTIKPQPKTESELLASDTIDDKLNALDISGSLKASFHGGMIEVGGSAKYLQDTKKSKQQARVSVKYKTPPSTNS from the exons ATGGCCATGGCTGAGGAGGTGATTGAGATGCTAGCCCTGGGACGCCCCTTCCAGCTGAGCATGCTGTACGACTGTCGCAAGGATGTGGTCATCCCAG GAGTCACCCTTTGGGACTACAGCTCTCTTCAGAAGGACCTGACCATCAAGCCTCAGCCCAAAACCGAATCTGAACTCCTTGCATCCGACACCATCGATGACAAGCTCAATGCCCTGGACATCTCAGGATCCCTCAAGGCCAGTTTCCATGGAGGGATGATTGAAGTGGGAGGGTCAGCCAAGTATCTTCAGGACACCAAGAAGTCCAAGCAACAGGCCAGAGTCAGCGTTAAGTACAAAACACCACCAAGTACGAACAGCTGA